The genomic region TTTTCTTTTAAAGTTGCCGTCATGATACTCATTGTGGGAGGAGCGATTTTTACAAAGAGGCCTTTCTGCAGGTTCTTCTGCCCGTTAGGTGCTCTTTTTTCACTCTTTAACAAAGTATCACCTATAAGGTTTACACACGACGCATCCCTGTGTACAAGGTGCAATCATTGTCAGGATGTATGCCCCGTTGACCATAAAATTTATGAAGATCCGAACAGCACCTCCTGTATAAGGTGTTTAAACTGCATAAGAGATTGCAAAGCCCTTGATATAGAGTATCCTTCTATCTTTAAAATTCCTCAAGGTAGGAATCATAACGAGAAATCTCTTCCTTAAACTTGTCCAGAATCTTACGCCTTATGTGTAGATAGAGATTTTTATCAATTGTCTCAACTACCGGAACAAACTCTCCCGATTTTGACTTCCTTGTCGGCATCTGTATAAAAAAACCCTTGTTTGACTCTATAATCTTTATGTCTTTTATTTTGAGAATACCGTTTATAACTATTTCTGCAACGGCCTTTACATTTCCTCCTATTCCGCTTGTATCAAATGGATATATGCGAACATCAGTAACTTCCATGTCCATTACAGGGAGTCTTTCAACAGCCTTTTTGTCCAAGATTCCTCCTACAAAAGGGAAATTCCGTCCTGTATGAGACGGAAAATTTCTCTATCAAACTCCTGCCATCTCTGAAGTCTCTTACGAGAAATTACCTGTATAGGGAAAAATATGCCTGTCGTTTGATACACGTGATATCCCGCTTCCATTAAAGTTTTTAAAAACGCGGTTTCATTACCTTCAAGTATAACAATAACTTCCCGTTCCCCTTCTCTATCTATCAGTTTCAGCTCTTCTGGAATTACAATTTCTTTTATCCTTTCAACAAGTCCATTAAGGGCTCTTTTCCAGTTTTCATCGCCTGAAACCTCGTTCCACCATGGAGGCTTTTCCTCAAAAGAAGGAACTTCGCAAAAAACAACGACTGCCTCCGTTCCTTCACTTATCTCTACATCTTCTACCGGTACGAACACGCCGTTTTTATAAACCACCTGTGCCGTTTTGAACTTCCCTTTCATGGTTGCATTCTCCAGATGTTAGCCTTACAACTAAATTTTGAGAGAAAAGCCTCACTTTTCAAGCTAAAAGGGAAAAATCATGGGT from Desulfurobacterium sp. TC5-1 harbors:
- a CDS encoding septation protein SpoVG family protein, translated to MDKKAVERLPVMDMEVTDVRIYPFDTSGIGGNVKAVAEIVINGILKIKDIKIIESNKGFFIQMPTRKSKSGEFVPVVETIDKNLYLHIRRKILDKFKEEISRYDSYLEEF
- a CDS encoding antitoxin AF2212-like protein, coding for MKGKFKTAQVVYKNGVFVPVEDVEISEGTEAVVVFCEVPSFEEKPPWWNEVSGDENWKRALNGLVERIKEIVIPEELKLIDREGEREVIVILEGNETAFLKTLMEAGYHVYQTTGIFFPIQVISRKRLQRWQEFDREIFRLIQDGISLL